From Tachyglossus aculeatus isolate mTacAcu1 unplaced genomic scaffold, mTacAcu1.pri scaffold_67_arrow_ctg2, whole genome shotgun sequence, a single genomic window includes:
- the LOC119923913 gene encoding olfactory receptor 14A16-like, whose amino-acid sequence MSNHNTVMEFLDLGFSGVLELQLVHTALFLLVYLAVLAGNLLIVTVTALDLRLHNLMYLFLRDLSALDLIIISATIPKSIINLLADTKSISLLGCLFQVFPLLFSLPAELFPLTEMSFDRYVAICHSLRYDIIMDRWACGKMAAASWLFGRLTAVIHIASTFSLSFCESNQIHLFFCDIPQLLLIYCSQGTLRKVAPIIKGILRDFWCFLGINVSYSCIFSAVLKMLTVEELLGLDPTHMALASMGRKLQSLTRSTDLFWPARADLNVIHAVM is encoded by the exons ATGAGCAATCACAATACAGTGATGGAATTCCTCGACCTGGGGTTCTCAGgggtcctggagctgcagcttgtccacaccgcactgttcctcctggtctatctggcggtaCTGgctggaaatctcctcatcgtcaccgttacGGCTCTTGACCTGCGCCTCCACAAcctcatgtacctcttcctcagggaCCTGTCCgccctcgatctcatcatcatctcagccaccatccccaaatccatcatcaACCTGTTGGCTGACACGAAGTCCATCTCTCTCTTAGGCTGCCTCTTTCAGGTCTTCCCTTTGCTTTTCTCTTTGCCTGCAGAACTTTTTCCCCTCACAGAGATGTCCTtcgaccgctatgtggccatttGTCACTCCCTGCGCTATGATATCATCATGGACCGatgggcctgtggaaagatggccgctGCCTCATGGCTATTCGGGAGACTGACGGCAGTGATACACATAGCCAgcaccttttctctttccttctgtgaGTCCAATCAAATCCATCTGTTCTTCTGCGACATTCCTCAGTTGCTCCTCATATACTGCTCTCAAGGCACTCTCAGAAAGGTTGCGCCCATCATCAAGGGTATTCTTCGAGACTTCTGGTGCTTTCTGGGCATTAATGTTTCTTATTCCTGCATCTTCTCTGCCGTCTTGAAGATGCTAACCGTTGAAG agctctTGGGTCTTGACCCCACCCACATGGCTCTAGCCAGTATGGGCAGAAAGCTCCAGTCATTGACCCGGTCCACAGACCTCTTCTGGCCAGCAAGGGCAGACCTGAATGTCATCCATGCTGTGATGTAG